From a single Anomaloglossus baeobatrachus isolate aAnoBae1 chromosome 4, aAnoBae1.hap1, whole genome shotgun sequence genomic region:
- the ARPIN gene encoding arpin: MSRIYHDSALQNKPVHDERVSGAWQPAAYHSGPGILLEGTLVDYSRHTITDINGKKERWYILYMNPSTIHRRKFDSKGNEIEPNFSDTKKVNTGYLMSSYKVEAKGETDRLQTEELKRLINKEELMKISLRFTPKDSFAFWLPEAEMEKTELELGEQLRVKTLGDGPFIFSLAKLDTGTVTKCNFAGDSQTGASWTDNIMANKSRSAEPTTESRGQGDGAEDDEWDD; the protein is encoded by the exons ATGAGCAGGATCTATCACGATAGTGCCCTGCAGAACAAGCCGGTGCACGATGAGCGGGTGTCCGGGGCCTGGCAGCCGGCCGCCTATCACAG TGGACCCGGCATTCTTCTGGAAGGGACACTAGTGGATTACTCTCGCCATACTATCACAGACATCAATGGGAAGAAG GAACGATGGTACATTCTCTACATGAATCCAAGCACGATACATCGGAGGAAGTTTGACAGTAAAGGGAACGAAATTGAGCCTAACTTTAGTGACACGAAGAAGGTGAACACTGGCTATCTCATGTCTTCTTACA AGGTGGAAGCAAAAGGTGAAACAGACAGACtccaaacagaggagctgaaacgtCTTATTAACAAGGAGGAGTTGATGAAGATCAGTCTGAGGTTTACCCCCAAAGATAGCTTTGCATTTTGGCTGCCAGAAGCTGAAATGGAGAAGACCGAACTTGAGCTTGGTGAACAGCTTCGAGTGAAAACCTTGGGAGATGGACCATTTATAT TTTCCTTGGCAAAACTTGACACTGGAACGGTGACAAAATGTAATTTTGCTGGGGATTCTCAGACTGGAGCTTCATGGACAGACAACATAATGGCCAATAAATCTCGCAGTGCTGAGCCCACAACTGAGTCTCGTGGTCAAGGTGATGGAGCTGAAGATGATGAATGG GATGATTAA